In Janthinobacterium rivuli, a single genomic region encodes these proteins:
- a CDS encoding non-ribosomal peptide synthetase — MTTPYTPEYPHQLVERQARLTPALPALCSAAGSVSYGELNARANRLARLLQTVHQVRPMDSVAVCSAHEPSRSLLLLALAKCGAVYVPVDIECPTERLQRIAQQAGVRLLLTALSERRMAAETTLNVLPCAQAELAARDLSDADMAPLVPVTAPLYIIFTSGSTGQPKGVAVSHAAAYNHFSWIVRYLNVTAGDCWLQSIHPCFDPSMHELMAPLMVGARIAFLGGERNIDGDRIVDAIERHQATHMTTVPTMLTLILQTPGVERCTSMRAMCVGGEVFRPALAARASALLPAAGIYNVYGPTEATIMASAWRYDGQPADSLPIGEPVPHTRFYLRDGEGRVHRLSPFLEGELCISGAALANGYVNDAAETARKFIANPLPEPEAPLLYQRLYLTGDVCRVDADGELHCIGRVDDQVKVNGQRVELAEIEATLLDSGLLDDVTALLAGTRLVAALVPGAGADDDARWLERLAAHAARALPPAWLPRQYLPLREIPRQALSGKADRKALQAMFASDNVAAPLPHAARDTAQAGACIERLAAALADTLGMPGAALEHDLPFAELGLDSLGVQVYALRVSTDFGVRLRAEELFEFFTLELLAQAIAARQDSSAASLAHAGA; from the coding sequence ATGACCACTCCTTACACTCCTGAATATCCCCATCAGCTGGTCGAGCGCCAGGCCCGCCTGACACCCGCGCTGCCAGCCCTGTGCTCGGCCGCCGGCAGCGTGTCGTATGGCGAACTCAATGCACGCGCCAACCGCCTGGCGCGGCTGCTGCAAACGGTGCATCAGGTGCGGCCGATGGACAGTGTCGCCGTCTGCAGCGCGCATGAGCCAAGCCGTTCGCTGCTGTTGCTGGCGCTGGCCAAGTGCGGCGCCGTGTACGTGCCCGTGGATATCGAATGCCCCACCGAGCGCCTGCAGCGCATCGCGCAACAGGCCGGCGTGCGTCTGCTGCTGACGGCGCTGAGCGAGCGCCGCATGGCGGCCGAGACCACGCTGAACGTGCTGCCGTGCGCGCAAGCCGAGCTCGCTGCCCGCGACCTGTCCGACGCCGACATGGCGCCGCTGGTGCCGGTGACGGCGCCGCTGTACATCATCTTCACCTCCGGCTCGACGGGCCAGCCCAAGGGCGTCGCCGTCTCGCACGCCGCCGCCTACAACCATTTCAGCTGGATCGTGCGCTACCTGAACGTCACGGCCGGCGACTGCTGGCTGCAAAGCATACATCCGTGCTTCGATCCATCGATGCATGAATTGATGGCGCCGCTGATGGTCGGGGCCCGCATCGCCTTCCTCGGCGGCGAGCGCAACATCGACGGCGACCGCATCGTCGACGCCATCGAGCGCCACCAGGCGACCCACATGACCACGGTGCCCACCATGCTCACCCTGATCCTGCAAACGCCGGGCGTGGAGCGCTGCACCTCGATGCGCGCGATGTGCGTCGGCGGCGAGGTCTTCCGGCCGGCGCTGGCGGCACGCGCCAGCGCGCTGCTGCCGGCGGCCGGCATCTACAACGTCTACGGTCCCACGGAAGCGACCATCATGGCCAGCGCCTGGCGCTACGACGGCCAGCCCGCCGATTCGCTGCCGATAGGCGAGCCGGTGCCGCACACGCGCTTTTACCTGCGCGACGGGGAAGGCCGGGTGCATCGGCTCAGTCCCTTCCTCGAAGGCGAGCTGTGTATCAGTGGCGCCGCGCTGGCCAACGGCTATGTCAACGATGCGGCCGAAACGGCGCGCAAATTCATCGCCAATCCGCTGCCGGAGCCGGAAGCGCCGCTGCTGTACCAGCGCCTCTACCTGACCGGCGACGTCTGCCGCGTCGACGCCGACGGCGAGCTGCACTGCATCGGCCGCGTCGATGACCAGGTCAAGGTCAACGGCCAGCGCGTCGAACTGGCGGAAATCGAGGCCACGCTGCTCGATTCCGGCCTGCTGGACGACGTCACCGCCCTGCTGGCGGGCACACGCCTGGTCGCGGCGCTGGTGCCTGGCGCGGGCGCCGACGACGACGCCCGCTGGCTCGAGCGCCTTGCCGCCCACGCCGCCCGCGCCCTGCCGCCCGCCTGGTTGCCCAGGCAATACCTCCCGCTACGCGAAATCCCGCGCCAGGCACTGAGCGGCAAGGCGGACCGCAAAGCCTTGCAGGCAATGTTCGCCAGCGACAACGTGGCGGCGCCCCTGCCGCACGCCGCGCGCGACACCGCGCAGGCGGGCGCCTGCATAGAGCGGCTGGCGGCGGCCCTGGCCGACACCCTGGGCATGCCTGGCGCCGCGCTGGAGCACGACCTGCCGTTTGCCGAACTGGGACTCGATTCGCTCGGCGTGCAAGTGTATGCGCTGCGCGTGAGCACGGACTTCGGCGTGCGCCTGCGTGCCGAGGAGCTGTTTGAATTCTTCACGCTGGAACTGCTGGCGCAAGCCATCGCCGCGCGGCAGGACAGCAGCGCCGCCTCCCTGGCCCACGCCGGGGCATAA
- a CDS encoding flavin monoamine oxidase family protein, with protein sequence MQTSSDICIIGGGISGLYLALRLKRSAPQLRIQLFEALEAVGGRVQTEPMLSGQFRAEFGAVRIEPDLQPLMDQFVQQLGIATSAITSHEACSAIRPDLTRLTPAERVVVEQAAGGDVAWALLWHGIAQVIGAQWPLASDHLERPARAVEKASFRRLAQFGGRPLYQQGMWNVLSEVLSHEAVEFTREKGAFYNFKNQNPNAADWICQLLDMRLMQRPSYIPQGGMQALIDAAEQAVRAAGVEIHVRHQLLAFGERADGALDLQLLHDGERVTLRTRRLILALPRSALEALAPSLPAPVQASLDAVLCFPIVWASCVMADPWWAPGTPPGSGEGATTRAAHFESHPEQPEAYGLAMFYNDDPWCHYWANLTDTPGARFPHKGRPVHSSDERLRQALVRTLQQTFGRDDEPQLLEWGLCDWSAAPFGAGVHFWKPGRDSEQVMRTLAAFALGDDGRAPQVHICGEAYSDFQGFFEGALRSAQRVLQALPANATSSHQGSDHECH encoded by the coding sequence ATGCAAACCAGCAGCGATATCTGCATCATCGGCGGCGGCATCAGCGGCCTGTATCTGGCGCTGCGGCTCAAGCGCAGCGCGCCGCAATTGCGCATCCAGCTGTTCGAGGCGCTGGAGGCGGTCGGTGGCCGCGTGCAGACCGAACCCATGTTGAGCGGCCAGTTCCGCGCCGAATTCGGCGCCGTGCGCATCGAACCGGACCTGCAGCCCTTGATGGACCAGTTTGTGCAGCAGCTGGGCATCGCCACCAGCGCCATCACCTCGCATGAGGCCTGCTCGGCGATCCGGCCCGACCTGACGCGCCTGACGCCGGCCGAACGCGTCGTGGTCGAGCAGGCCGCCGGCGGCGACGTCGCCTGGGCGCTGCTGTGGCACGGCATCGCGCAGGTCATCGGCGCGCAATGGCCGCTGGCCAGCGACCATCTGGAACGTCCGGCCCGCGCCGTGGAAAAGGCCAGCTTCCGGCGCCTGGCGCAGTTTGGCGGACGCCCGCTGTACCAGCAGGGCATGTGGAACGTGCTGAGCGAGGTGCTGAGCCATGAAGCCGTCGAATTCACCCGCGAAAAAGGCGCGTTCTACAATTTCAAGAACCAGAATCCCAACGCCGCCGACTGGATCTGCCAGCTGCTCGACATGCGCCTGATGCAGCGCCCCTCGTACATTCCGCAGGGCGGCATGCAGGCGCTGATCGACGCCGCCGAACAGGCCGTGCGCGCGGCCGGCGTCGAGATCCATGTGCGCCACCAGTTGCTGGCCTTTGGCGAACGCGCCGATGGCGCACTCGATCTGCAGTTGCTGCATGACGGCGAACGCGTGACGCTGCGCACGCGGCGCCTGATCCTGGCCCTGCCGCGCAGCGCCCTGGAAGCGCTGGCGCCGTCGCTGCCCGCGCCGGTGCAGGCCAGCCTGGACGCCGTGCTGTGCTTCCCCATCGTCTGGGCCTCGTGCGTGATGGCCGATCCCTGGTGGGCGCCCGGTACCCCGCCCGGCAGCGGCGAAGGCGCCACCACCCGCGCCGCCCATTTCGAATCGCATCCCGAGCAGCCCGAAGCCTACGGCCTGGCGATGTTCTACAACGACGACCCCTGGTGCCACTACTGGGCCAACCTGACCGACACGCCAGGCGCGCGCTTCCCGCACAAGGGCCGGCCGGTGCACAGCAGCGACGAGCGCCTGCGGCAAGCCCTGGTGCGCACCTTGCAGCAGACCTTTGGCCGCGACGACGAGCCGCAGCTGCTCGAATGGGGCTTGTGCGACTGGAGCGCGGCGCCGTTCGGCGCCGGTGTGCATTTCTGGAAACCCGGACGCGATTCGGAACAGGTGATGCGCACCCTGGCCGCATTCGCCCTCGGCGACGACGGCCGCGCGCCGCAGGTGCATATCTGCGGCGAGGCCTATTCCGACTTCCAGGGCTTTTTCGAAGGCGCGCTGCGCTCGGCCCAGCGCGTGCTGCAGGCGCTGCCGGCGAACGCGACTTCCTCCCATCAAGGATCAGACCATGAATGCCACTAA